From Vibrio tritonius, the proteins below share one genomic window:
- a CDS encoding Fe(3+) dicitrate ABC transporter substrate-binding protein, which translates to MKWFSGLVRVTAAVVCVLSFSASAVTVTDSHGQFTIDSTPKRIVALEFSFVDALVSVGVSPVGIADDNDANRLLPAVRQELSNDWRSVGTRSQPSLEVIAALKPDLIIADTDRHSAVYKELSKIAPTLLLPSRRETYQDNLKSAAIIGKVVGRDTQMQARLKQHEERMNEYAKALSSLKGKPVLFGVARANGFYAHSADAYDGGVIQRLGLTSPTGLDNEQASRLISLEQLLGLNPQYLVVGDYVKDSIVDQWQNQPLWQALQAVRAKHIYHVDGNMWARCRGILAAEFMAQDLLKLVKA; encoded by the coding sequence ATGAAGTGGTTTTCTGGATTAGTTAGAGTCACAGCGGCTGTGGTATGTGTATTAAGTTTTTCTGCTAGTGCAGTGACGGTAACAGATAGTCATGGGCAGTTTACAATCGATTCCACACCCAAACGCATTGTGGCATTAGAGTTCTCTTTTGTTGATGCTTTAGTATCGGTGGGCGTTAGCCCTGTTGGAATAGCTGATGATAATGATGCAAACCGGCTGCTTCCAGCAGTTCGTCAAGAGCTAAGTAATGATTGGCGTTCAGTAGGAACACGCTCACAACCGAGTTTAGAAGTGATTGCTGCATTAAAGCCGGATTTGATTATTGCGGATACGGATCGCCATTCGGCCGTTTATAAAGAGCTGTCGAAGATTGCGCCTACACTATTGTTGCCTTCGCGTCGTGAAACGTACCAAGATAACCTTAAATCGGCGGCGATCATTGGTAAAGTGGTTGGTCGTGACACACAAATGCAAGCACGTCTTAAGCAGCATGAAGAGCGTATGAATGAGTATGCTAAGGCTTTATCAAGCTTAAAAGGTAAACCCGTGCTATTTGGTGTTGCTCGTGCAAATGGATTTTATGCCCACTCTGCTGATGCTTATGATGGCGGTGTGATTCAACGCTTGGGGCTTACTTCTCCAACGGGGTTAGACAATGAACAGGCATCTCGTTTGATTAGCCTTGAACAGTTACTCGGTCTTAATCCTCAGTATCTGGTTGTTGGTGATTACGTTAAGGATAGTATTGTCGACCAATGGCAAAACCAACCTTTATGGCAAGCATTGCAAGCGGTTAGAGCCAAGCATATCTATCATGTTGATGGCAATATGTGGGCAAGGTGTCGTGGTATTCTTGCCGCTGAGTTTATGGCTCAAGACTTGCTCAAGTTGGTCAAAGCTTAG